The Salinivibrio kushneri DNA segment CCGCCGCCTCTTGATTCTCCAGGTTGACTCTGATCTGCGGTAGATTGGTGCGGTGGATGGCGGCGGTATGGAGATCGATCACGTGGGTGCATTGACTGATCACTTCATTAAAAAGCTGATACGCCATGCGCCCGGCAATAGAGCCACGTTCTGAACCTGGAAAAGAGCGATTCAAGTCTCGCCTATCTGGTAGATAGCGAGATTTATGAATAAACCCAAACACGTTCACAACGGGAATCGCAATTATGGTTCCGCGCAATTTTTTTGTATCGGTTCTGGCCATGATTTGGCGAACAATTTCGATACCATTGAGCTCATCGCCGTGAATCGCCGCACATATTAACAGTGTGGGGCCCGATAATTTGCCGTTAAGGACCTCGATACTCACGTTGAGCGGTGCGTGGGTATAAAGCTTGGCGATTTCCAGCTCTAGGCTGAGACGATCACCTGGGTTAACGGTCTCGCCACCGATTTCGATGGCCTTGTTTTTTTTAGCCCTTCCCACGAGTGCGTGTCCTTTTTGAGTAAGCGTTCTTTTCGATATATTCCACGACCATGCCAGCAACATCTTTTCCGGTCGCGTTTTCAATGCCTTCTAGCCCTGGAGAGGAGTTAACTTCCATGACAAGCGGGCCACGTTCTGAGCGCAGCAGATCAACCCCGGCGACATTGAGACCCATAGCTTTGGCCGCTGCGATGGCTGTGCGTCGCTCTGCGGGTGTGATCCGAACCAAGGATGCTGAGCCTCCGCGGTGTAAATTAGAGCGAAACTCGCCTGGCTGGGCTTGACGTTTCATTGCCGCAATCACCTTGTCACCAATCACAAAGCAGCGAATATCAGCACCGCTGGATTCTTTAATGTACTCCTGCACCAAAATATCGGCTTTTAAGCCCATAAAGGCTTCAATCACACTTTCAGCTGCTTTTTTGGTTTCGGCGAGGACGACACCAATGCCTTGGGTGCCTTCCAGCAGCTTGACGACCACAGGGACACCGCCCACCATTTCCAGCAAATCACCCACATCACCCGGCTTGCTGGCAAACCCAGTATGCGGCATACCTATGCCTTTGCGCGACAGCAATTGCATTGACCTTAGCTTGTCTCTAGAGCGGGTGATGGCCACGGACTCATTAACAGGAAAAACCCCCATCATTTCAAACTGGCGCAATACGGCACAGCCATAAAAGGTGACTGAGGAGCCGATACGCGGAATGATGGCGTCAAACCCCTCTAACTCCTCGCCAGCGAGATGAATCGACGGTTGTGTCGAGTTAATGCTCATATAACAGCGTAGTGCGTCAATAATTTTATACTCATGGCCACGTTGTTCGCAC contains these protein-coding regions:
- the rimK gene encoding 30S ribosomal protein S6--L-glutamate ligase — its product is MKIGILSRNKNLYSTRRLIEACEQRGHEYKIIDALRCYMSINSTQPSIHLAGEELEGFDAIIPRIGSSVTFYGCAVLRQFEMMGVFPVNESVAITRSRDKLRSMQLLSRKGIGMPHTGFASKPGDVGDLLEMVGGVPVVVKLLEGTQGIGVVLAETKKAAESVIEAFMGLKADILVQEYIKESSGADIRCFVIGDKVIAAMKRQAQPGEFRSNLHRGGSASLVRITPAERRTAIAAAKAMGLNVAGVDLLRSERGPLVMEVNSSPGLEGIENATGKDVAGMVVEYIEKNAYSKRTRTRGKG